A genomic window from Variovorax paradoxus includes:
- the icd gene encoding NADP-dependent isocitrate dehydrogenase: MTSYQHIKVPTEGQKITVNADNSLNVPDQPIIPFIEGDGTGLDITPVMLKVVDAAVAKAYGGKKKIHWMEVYAGEKSTKVYGPDVWLPEETLHAVRDYVVSIKGPLTTPVGGGIRSLNVALRQELDLYVCLRPIQYFEGVPSPVREPHKTNMVIFRENSEDIYAGIEFEAESDKAKKLIKFLQDEMGVKKIRFPNTSGIGVKPVSREGTERLVRKAFQYAIDNDKPSVTLVHKGNIMKFTEGGFRDWGYGLAAKEFGAELIDGGPWMKFKNPKTGKEITVKDSIADAFLQQILLRPAEYSVIATLNLNGDYVSDALAAQVGGIGIAPGANLSDTVAMFEATHGTAPKYAGKDYVNPGSEILSAEMMLRHMGWKDAADLIISSMEKSIASKKVTYDFARLMDGATQVSCSGFGQVMIDHM, encoded by the coding sequence ATGACCAGTTATCAGCACATCAAAGTCCCGACTGAAGGTCAGAAGATCACGGTCAACGCCGACAACTCGCTGAATGTGCCTGACCAACCGATCATTCCTTTCATCGAAGGCGACGGGACCGGCCTGGACATCACGCCAGTGATGCTGAAGGTGGTGGACGCAGCGGTGGCCAAGGCCTACGGCGGCAAGAAGAAGATCCACTGGATGGAGGTCTATGCCGGCGAAAAGTCGACCAAGGTCTACGGCCCCGACGTCTGGCTCCCCGAGGAAACCCTGCACGCTGTGCGCGACTACGTGGTCTCCATCAAGGGCCCTCTGACCACGCCCGTCGGCGGTGGCATCCGCTCGCTGAACGTCGCGCTGCGTCAGGAACTCGACCTTTACGTTTGCCTGCGCCCCATCCAGTACTTCGAAGGCGTGCCGAGCCCAGTGCGCGAGCCGCACAAGACCAACATGGTGATCTTCCGCGAGAACTCGGAAGACATCTACGCGGGCATCGAGTTCGAAGCCGAAAGCGACAAGGCCAAGAAGCTCATCAAGTTCCTGCAGGACGAGATGGGTGTCAAGAAGATCCGTTTCCCCAACACCTCGGGCATCGGCGTCAAGCCTGTGTCGAGGGAAGGCACCGAGCGCCTCGTGCGCAAGGCATTCCAGTACGCCATCGACAACGACAAGCCCAGCGTCACCTTGGTGCACAAGGGCAACATCATGAAGTTCACCGAAGGTGGCTTCCGTGATTGGGGTTACGGCCTCGCTGCCAAGGAATTCGGTGCCGAACTGATCGACGGTGGCCCGTGGATGAAGTTCAAGAACCCGAAGACGGGCAAGGAAATCACCGTCAAGGACAGCATCGCCGATGCGTTCCTCCAGCAGATCCTGCTGCGTCCCGCCGAGTACAGCGTGATTGCCACGCTCAATCTCAACGGCGACTACGTGTCCGACGCGCTGGCTGCGCAGGTCGGTGGCATCGGCATCGCCCCGGGCGCGAACCTGAGCGACACCGTCGCCATGTTCGAAGCCACCCATGGCACGGCACCCAAGTACGCCGGCAAAGACTACGTGAACCCAGGCTCCGAGATCCTCTCGGCCGAAATGATGCTGCGCCACATGGGCTGGAAGGACGCTGCCGACCTGATCATCAGCTCGATGGAAAAATCGATTGCCAGCAAGAAGGTCACCTATGACTTCGCCCGCCTGATGGACGGTGCGACGCAGGTGAGCTGCTCGGGCTTCGGCCAAGTGATGATCGACCACATGTAA
- the clpS gene encoding ATP-dependent Clp protease adapter ClpS, translating to MATRIPKTPNTPPAQKPAGDDGDSVVLERRPQKTAPPQMYQVVMLNDDYTPMEFVIVVLQEYFSKDRETATQIMLKIHLDGRGVCGVYSRDMAATKVNQVMEAAQQAGHPLQCVSEPVA from the coding sequence ATGGCAACGAGAATTCCCAAAACTCCCAACACTCCGCCGGCTCAGAAGCCGGCCGGGGATGACGGAGATTCGGTCGTCCTGGAGCGCCGGCCGCAGAAAACCGCGCCGCCCCAGATGTACCAGGTGGTCATGCTGAACGACGACTACACCCCCATGGAGTTCGTGATCGTCGTGCTGCAGGAATATTTCAGCAAGGACCGAGAAACCGCGACCCAGATCATGTTGAAGATCCACCTCGATGGCCGCGGCGTCTGTGGGGTCTATTCCCGCGACATGGCGGCCACCAAGGTCAATCAGGTCATGGAAGCGGCGCAGCAGGCTGGGCACCCGCTGCAATGTGTCAGTGAGCCAGTTGCGTGA
- a CDS encoding cell envelope biogenesis protein TolA translates to MSKILAVMIAGLFAAGAYAQNPAGTTPEQGNATNSKSQQRAEAKKAAKPAGQVKAAAGDEAKTPEGGAIGADKAAASGEKRASTRDQRRRNKDGSVKRKSTQGGTPDMAGAK, encoded by the coding sequence ATGAGCAAAATTCTCGCAGTCATGATCGCTGGCCTGTTCGCCGCTGGCGCTTACGCCCAAAACCCGGCCGGTACGACGCCTGAGCAAGGTAACGCCACCAACAGCAAGTCGCAGCAACGTGCCGAAGCCAAGAAGGCTGCCAAGCCCGCTGGCCAAGTCAAGGCTGCCGCTGGCGACGAAGCCAAGACGCCCGAAGGCGGCGCCATCGGTGCCGACAAGGCTGCTGCCTCTGGCGAGAAACGCGCAAGCACCCGCGACCAGCGTCGTCGCAACAAGGACGGCAGCGTGAAGCGCAAGTCGACCCAAGGCGGCACGCCTGACATGGCAGGTGCCAAGTAA